One window of Geotoga petraea genomic DNA carries:
- the ruvC gene encoding crossover junction endodeoxyribonuclease RuvC yields the protein MRILGIDPGYGKIGYGVLDKIGNKFKTIDFGVIYTDKDKELPLRLYEIKQKITTLIEKYNPDESSVEDLFFFRNVTTAIQVGEARGVILVALVENKIPIYEYTPFQIKQAVTGYGRAEKGQVARTLKLLLNLKKNPTPDDAADALAAAFCHGNFRGVI from the coding sequence ATGAGAATATTAGGAATTGACCCAGGATATGGCAAAATTGGCTATGGAGTATTGGATAAAATAGGAAACAAGTTTAAAACTATTGATTTTGGTGTAATATATACTGATAAGGACAAGGAACTTCCTTTGAGACTGTATGAAATAAAGCAAAAAATAACAACATTAATAGAAAAATACAATCCAGATGAATCTTCCGTGGAAGATTTATTTTTCTTTAGAAACGTAACTACAGCGATACAAGTCGGTGAAGCCCGAGGTGTCATATTAGTAGCCCTCGTTGAAAACAAAATACCGATTTATGAATATACCCCGTTTCAAATAAAACAGGCTGTAACTGGTTATGGCAGAGCAGAAAAAGGACAAGTTGCCAGAACTTTAAAGTTATTGTTGAACTTGAAAAAAAATCCCACCCCTGATGATGCAGCAGATGCATTGGCAGCTGCTTTTTGTCACGGGAATTTCAGAGGTGTTATTTAA
- a CDS encoding aminopeptidase P family protein encodes MIEYLKERRRKLFYSMDDKSVMVIFSGVAPYKSKDEKYQFTPNKNFLYLTGLDKENMVLLVQKNGEKITESLYIEKDDPQIAKWVGHKMSAEKAKKISGIKDIKYINDFEKDLGMVMNQKFEKIYLDLEKQSWNDPITTISLELAKDIKGKYPSMRIKNIYHQIADLRIIKDKKEIENIKRAISITKNGIYNMLKHMKPGMKENEIEAFFDFVLKQSGVRDYAFKTIAASGKNAAILHYEDNNAETKDGDMILFDLGAQWNYYSADVSRTFPLNGKFTERQKEVYTVVLETMKEVENSAKPGVSLKELHELSKKKLSEGAIKLGLIEKEEDIFEYYFHSIGHFMGMDTHDVGDREAVLEPGMVITNEPGLYIPEENIGVRIEDDLLITENGCENLSKDIIKEIDEIENFMK; translated from the coding sequence ATGATAGAATACCTAAAAGAAAGAAGAAGAAAACTATTTTATTCAATGGATGATAAATCGGTAATGGTGATTTTTTCAGGTGTTGCACCGTACAAGTCCAAAGATGAAAAATATCAATTCACGCCAAATAAAAATTTTCTTTATTTAACAGGGTTAGACAAAGAAAATATGGTTTTACTTGTTCAAAAAAATGGGGAAAAAATAACAGAATCACTATACATTGAAAAAGATGATCCCCAAATTGCAAAATGGGTTGGCCACAAAATGTCAGCTGAAAAGGCAAAAAAAATTTCTGGGATAAAAGATATAAAATATATTAACGATTTTGAAAAAGATCTTGGTATGGTGATGAACCAAAAATTTGAAAAAATTTATTTAGATCTGGAAAAACAAAGCTGGAATGACCCCATTACAACTATCTCATTAGAACTTGCAAAAGATATAAAAGGCAAATATCCAAGTATGAGAATAAAAAATATCTACCATCAAATAGCAGATTTAAGGATTATAAAAGATAAAAAAGAGATAGAAAACATAAAAAGAGCTATTAGCATTACTAAAAATGGTATTTATAATATGCTGAAACATATGAAACCAGGAATGAAAGAAAATGAAATAGAAGCTTTCTTTGATTTTGTTCTTAAGCAAAGTGGTGTAAGAGACTATGCCTTTAAAACAATTGCTGCTTCAGGTAAAAATGCAGCCATCCTTCATTATGAAGACAATAATGCCGAAACCAAAGATGGAGATATGATCCTTTTCGACCTTGGTGCTCAGTGGAACTATTATTCTGCAGACGTTTCAAGAACATTTCCTTTGAATGGTAAATTTACAGAAAGGCAAAAAGAAGTTTATACAGTTGTTTTAGAAACTATGAAAGAAGTTGAAAATTCAGCGAAACCAGGAGTTTCTTTGAAAGAACTACACGAATTATCTAAGAAAAAGTTATCTGAAGGTGCTATAAAATTAGGATTGATTGAAAAAGAAGAAGATATTTTTGAATACTATTTTCATTCTATTGGGCATTTTATGGGTATGGATACACATGATGTAGGAGATAGAGAAGCTGTTTTAGAGCCAGGCATGGTTATCACAAATGAACCAGGATTGTATATACCCGAAGAAAACATAGGAGTTAGAATAGAAGATGATCTTTTGATCACCGAAAACGGTTGTGAAAATCTTTCTAAAGATATAATTAAAGAAATAGACGAAATAGAAAATTTTATGAAATAG